From Pseudomonas sp. LS1212, the proteins below share one genomic window:
- a CDS encoding aromatic ring-hydroxylating dioxygenase subunit alpha produces MTITTVKTHRELLADRTPGHGMPGDLFGRQDIFETDVDIFFTKHWILVGVTGDIPEPGDVSTIDIGKSSIILVRDDDEHVQAFRNVCRHRGARLKQAGKSTVGMLVCPYHQWSYDLDGSLKHAAHMGQSFDPKCKSLIPVHTKVIGTHIFVCLGDEPPEDILYLDQMMTPRFAQYDITRSKIAHESEIIENGNWKLVMENNRECYHCAGTHPELTASFLPEDFGFCTDGLGEDSLQALEEYHRRNAETKENWESEGYICDAIEHLGEEAVTQFRSQRLVIAGNGESQTLDTRVACTRLFGELTRRGLGDMHLWTHNSWTHIMSDHAVVSYIIPLAPDKTLVRTKWLVHADAIEGVDYQVDKLTEVWAATNLQDANLVGITHSGTQDPAYTPGPFSAFTESYVDQFSRWYAARLTAHGV; encoded by the coding sequence ATGACTATTACTACCGTGAAAACGCATCGCGAACTTCTAGCCGACCGCACGCCCGGACATGGTATGCCTGGCGACTTGTTTGGTCGCCAAGATATTTTTGAGACCGACGTAGACATTTTTTTCACCAAACATTGGATCTTGGTTGGAGTCACAGGCGACATTCCCGAACCCGGTGATGTTTCTACAATTGATATCGGAAAGTCATCCATCATACTGGTACGCGATGATGACGAGCATGTGCAGGCTTTTCGTAATGTATGTCGTCACCGCGGGGCTCGCTTGAAACAGGCAGGCAAATCGACGGTGGGCATGTTGGTTTGCCCCTATCATCAGTGGAGCTACGATTTAGATGGAAGCTTAAAACATGCGGCCCACATGGGTCAGAGCTTTGATCCTAAATGCAAAAGCCTGATCCCTGTCCATACCAAGGTTATCGGCACACATATCTTCGTCTGCTTGGGCGACGAGCCGCCAGAAGACATTCTGTACCTTGACCAAATGATGACGCCGCGCTTCGCTCAATATGACATCACCCGTTCAAAGATTGCTCACGAATCGGAAATCATCGAGAACGGCAATTGGAAGCTGGTAATGGAGAATAACCGCGAATGTTATCATTGTGCCGGCACCCATCCTGAACTGACAGCTTCTTTCTTGCCTGAAGATTTCGGATTTTGCACAGATGGGCTCGGTGAGGATTCACTTCAGGCATTGGAGGAATATCATCGCCGTAACGCTGAAACCAAGGAGAATTGGGAGAGCGAAGGCTATATCTGTGACGCCATCGAACACTTGGGTGAAGAAGCGGTGACTCAATTCCGCTCTCAGCGATTGGTGATTGCAGGCAACGGCGAATCCCAAACGCTTGATACCCGTGTGGCGTGCACCCGCCTGTTTGGTGAGCTCACCCGCCGTGGTTTGGGCGACATGCATCTCTGGACGCACAACTCGTGGACTCACATCATGAGTGACCATGCAGTAGTCTCCTACATTATTCCGCTGGCTCCTGACAAAACGTTGGTGCGGACTAAGTGGCTCGTGCATGCGGATGCCATCGAGGGCGTCGACTACCAAGTGGATAAATTGACCGAAGTATGGGCTGCAACAAATCTCCAAGATGCCAACCTCGTTGGAATTACCCATAGCGGCACTCAAGACCCTGCTTACACGCCTGGGCCGTTCTCGGCGTTCACCGAATCCTATGTCGACCAGTTCTCTCGCTGGTATGCCGCGCGCTTGACCGCGCATGGCGTGTGA
- a CDS encoding LysR substrate-binding domain-containing protein — MQPSEIDKKVKGYRRLIPSMTALLEFEAVARLGSFTLAAQELGVTQAAVSKQVKLLEEALETRLFHRLHRAIKLTGEGYILHSVIAESIYRMASVFDKISEGIGDQEIVLACTGAFSHLRILPRLVTLRMTQPKLQLRLITQLLTPDAYRDDIDLAIRFGNGKWEDGNSLFLFDEEVFPVCSPSWLAAHSAPTSIDDFFHMELIDSDATLEGWMTWNSWCRELGDMRPKLNYSLRCSSYNDTIQAAIQSHGIALGWSRLVAHLLNNGELVRITPYVVKPKDAYYVVVPNGRELGPTVHTLVDWLRDDSQLKH, encoded by the coding sequence ATGCAACCCAGCGAAATAGATAAAAAAGTCAAAGGCTATCGCCGGCTAATACCATCCATGACTGCTTTGCTGGAGTTCGAAGCAGTGGCACGACTCGGTAGCTTTACACTGGCAGCTCAAGAGCTAGGCGTGACTCAGGCGGCGGTTAGCAAACAAGTTAAGCTGCTGGAGGAAGCTTTAGAAACAAGGCTATTTCATCGACTTCATCGTGCTATTAAATTAACTGGCGAAGGCTACATACTTCATTCGGTCATTGCAGAATCCATTTATAGGATGGCAAGCGTATTCGACAAAATTTCTGAAGGAATCGGTGATCAGGAGATAGTTCTGGCATGCACCGGGGCCTTTTCTCATTTGAGAATACTCCCGAGATTAGTCACGCTCCGCATGACTCAACCGAAACTACAGTTACGATTGATTACACAGTTGTTGACCCCGGATGCATATCGTGATGACATCGACCTGGCAATCCGTTTCGGCAATGGGAAATGGGAGGATGGAAACTCTCTTTTTTTATTCGATGAAGAGGTGTTTCCAGTTTGCTCTCCGTCATGGCTGGCGGCACACTCGGCGCCGACATCAATAGATGATTTTTTTCACATGGAGCTCATTGATTCAGATGCGACCCTTGAAGGATGGATGACTTGGAATAGCTGGTGCCGGGAACTCGGCGACATGCGCCCTAAACTCAATTATTCACTTCGCTGTAGCTCTTACAACGACACGATTCAGGCTGCAATTCAAAGCCATGGTATTGCACTTGGCTGGAGCCGGCTAGTCGCGCACTTGCTCAACAATGGCGAATTAGTAAGAATAACGCCATACGTCGTTAAGCCCAAAGATGCTTACTACGTAGTAGTTCCAAACGGTCGAGAACTTGGCCCTACGGTGCATACGTTAGTCGATTGGCTACGGGACGATAGCCAGCTAAAGCATTGA
- the choV gene encoding choline ABC transporter ATP-binding protein encodes MSIIRFEDVDVIFSARPKPALELLDQGLSRPDILKKTGLVVGVEKANLEINKGEICVLMGLSGSGKSSLLRCINGLNTVSRGKLFVEHEGSQINIASCTPAELKMMRTKRIAMVFQKFALMPWLTVRENISFGLEMQGRPEKERRKLVDEKLELVGLTQWRNKKPDELSGGMQQRVGLARALAMDADILLMDEPFSALDPLIRQGLQDELLDLQRKLHKTIVFVSHDLDEALKLGTRIAIMKDGKIIQYSRPEEIVLNPADDYVRNFVAHTNPLNVLCAKSLMTELDQCVFARDEYCLDSIQNLWMVMSQSRRLASIRRGAMAAETQTWNPTKRIDTLRRQVTLVPPDTSMRDALQIRYETGNPLIVQDETNTVVGVLGDRELYRALLGHNVSPPIPSETVKESSVA; translated from the coding sequence ATGAGCATCATCCGTTTTGAAGATGTCGACGTCATCTTCTCGGCCCGCCCGAAACCCGCTCTGGAATTGCTTGACCAAGGCCTTTCGCGCCCAGACATCCTCAAAAAGACTGGCTTGGTTGTGGGCGTGGAAAAGGCCAACCTGGAAATCAACAAGGGTGAGATCTGCGTGCTAATGGGCCTATCAGGCTCCGGCAAATCAAGCCTGTTGCGGTGCATCAACGGCCTGAACACCGTCAGCCGCGGCAAGCTGTTCGTCGAGCACGAAGGCTCGCAGATCAACATCGCATCCTGCACCCCTGCTGAACTGAAGATGATGCGCACCAAGCGAATCGCTATGGTGTTTCAGAAGTTCGCCCTGATGCCCTGGCTCACGGTGCGCGAGAACATCAGCTTCGGCCTGGAGATGCAAGGTCGTCCAGAGAAGGAACGACGCAAGCTGGTAGATGAGAAACTTGAGCTGGTGGGATTGACCCAATGGCGCAACAAGAAGCCAGATGAGCTATCAGGGGGCATGCAGCAGCGTGTAGGACTAGCTCGCGCACTGGCGATGGATGCAGATATTCTGCTGATGGACGAGCCTTTCTCTGCTCTCGATCCGCTGATTCGCCAGGGTCTGCAGGACGAACTGCTCGATCTGCAGCGCAAACTGCACAAGACAATCGTGTTCGTTAGTCATGACCTGGACGAAGCACTGAAGCTAGGAACGCGCATTGCCATCATGAAAGACGGCAAGATCATTCAATACAGCAGGCCCGAAGAGATCGTGCTGAACCCGGCCGATGACTACGTACGCAACTTCGTCGCTCATACCAACCCATTGAATGTGCTGTGTGCGAAGAGTTTGATGACCGAGCTGGATCAGTGCGTTTTCGCTCGTGATGAGTATTGCTTGGATTCCATTCAAAATCTCTGGATGGTAATGAGCCAATCACGTCGATTGGCCAGCATCCGACGGGGTGCAATGGCCGCAGAGACGCAAACATGGAATCCCACTAAGCGGATCGACACCCTACGCCGACAGGTGACTTTGGTACCACCAGACACCAGCATGAGAGACGCGCTTCAGATTCGCTACGAGACTGGCAATCCACTAATCGTACAGGATGAGACCAATACTGTTGTAGGTGTACTGGGCGACAGGGAACTGTATCGCGCCTTACTAGGGCATAACGTATCGCCCCCCATTCCTTCCGAAACAGTGAAAGAGTCATCGGTCGCATGA
- the choW gene encoding choline ABC transporter permease subunit: MWITQDKIPLGEHIAQFVDWLTQHGAGVFDSISLALSGVITVFTQALLWFNPVALIALFALLAYYIQRKVSLTLFVACSFLLILNLGYWQETMETLAQVTFATLVCVIIGVPLGIVAAHRPWFYAALRPILDLMQTVPTFVYLIPTLTLFGLGVVPGLISTVVFAIAAPIRLTYLGICDVPEELMDAGKAFGCSHRQLLARIELPHAMPSIAAGITQCIMLSLSMVVIAALVGADGLGKPVVNALNTADIALGFEAGLAIVLLAIMLDRICKQRENMKGGDV, encoded by the coding sequence ATGTGGATTACACAAGATAAAATTCCGTTGGGCGAGCATATTGCCCAGTTTGTCGATTGGTTAACTCAGCATGGTGCAGGAGTATTCGACTCCATATCGCTCGCACTGTCTGGAGTCATAACTGTTTTTACTCAAGCGCTCCTTTGGTTCAACCCCGTAGCGTTGATAGCTTTATTCGCACTCTTGGCTTATTACATCCAGCGCAAGGTAAGCCTCACACTCTTTGTCGCCTGCTCATTCTTGCTGATATTAAATCTTGGCTACTGGCAAGAAACCATGGAGACCCTTGCCCAAGTTACATTTGCCACTCTTGTGTGCGTGATCATCGGCGTCCCACTAGGCATCGTCGCGGCTCATCGCCCTTGGTTTTACGCGGCCCTTCGACCGATACTCGACCTAATGCAAACCGTGCCCACCTTCGTTTATCTGATCCCAACCCTCACTCTTTTCGGCCTGGGAGTAGTTCCAGGATTGATATCCACGGTGGTATTCGCCATTGCCGCACCGATCCGCCTTACCTATCTCGGTATCTGTGATGTTCCAGAAGAGTTGATGGATGCCGGTAAGGCCTTCGGCTGTTCACACCGCCAGTTGTTGGCGCGCATCGAACTGCCTCACGCCATGCCCAGCATTGCTGCTGGCATCACTCAATGCATCATGTTGTCACTGTCCATGGTAGTAATCGCTGCCCTGGTCGGTGCCGATGGTCTCGGCAAACCCGTGGTGAATGCGCTGAACACCGCCGATATCGCGCTGGGCTTCGAAGCAGGCCTAGCTATTGTGCTGCTAGCTATCATGCTCGACCGTATCTGCAAGCAACGTGAAAATATGAAAGGAGGTGACGTATGA